AGGCATTTTATTGTTCTCATCAGGGCAAGGTGACGCACTCAGCATAGACTGCCTGTTCTGAGTGCGTAAACGACTAGCATATGCTGCCAATTTACGATCAATATCTGCCAACCTGTAAAATCAAGAGAGGGTTTGGCAACCCGCGGCGCGCCGATCACGACGCCCAAGGCCCAGGTGCGTGAAGTTTGATCTAAGGTCCGAACCTGTTATGGCAGGCAAACGATTGTAAAGGGCAGGCCGGGATATCGGATGCTCATGATCAGCGCAAACCTGAAGTGCGATACGCCAGTCATGGTCTAACTGGTCGTCGGTGCCGAGGTTAGAATGGTCCTCTCCTACCGGTCGGGTGCCATGCACTTCGGAACATTTGATAGTGTCCATTCGAAGGCATAGGATTGAGCGGGAAGGTGTCTACATACAAGTTACAGCTCCGCCACGGTGACACCACGGCGGAAGCGGTCAGCAGACCGGGAGAGGCTACTTGAAGCACACAACTGATACGCCCGCTAGCGTCATCACGACACTAACCTACCTGGTCAAGCACGATGTGAAGCCCTATGTGCATACCGAGGCTCTGACCGGTAACAGTGAACCGCACTACTTTGCTGAGCAGGAGAAGCGCGAGGTCACGATACACAACGGTCGTCCGTTGGCAGACAGCTTTTCTCTGGACAAGCAGGGGTTTGAACTCCATCGGCGGGATACGGTGGTCGACGATCTCTACGACGATACCTCAGTGGAAAGCGTCTACTATGACGAGGTCAAGGCCTTGATCAAAGAGTTGACGGGCGCGAGCCGGGTCGTCATCTTCGACCACACCAGGCGCAGCGACGCCGAGCGGCGGGATGTTCGCGGCCCAGCCAGCCGTGTGCATAATGACTACACCGACCGCTCGGGGCCTGAGCGTATTCGCGACGTGCTGGGCCAGGATCAGGCCGCCGCATTGGTGTCGGTGGCCCAGATTAACCTATGGCGCCCGATGAGCGGGCCCGTCAAGCGCTCACCGCTGGCCGTGCTGGACGCCTCGACGCTCGACTCCGATGACCTTCTGGCCACCGACTTGGTCTATCCGGATCGTATCGGTGAGATCTACCACCTGGCCTACAATCCGCAACAGCGCTGGTACTATTTTCCGGACATGCGCCGTGACGAAGTCTTGCTGATCAAAGGGTATGACTCACGTCACGACGGGCGTGCCCGCTTCACGCCCCATACCGCCTTCAAAGACCCCAATACGCCGCCGGGAGCCCCGCCGCGCGAGAGTATCGAAGTTCGCACCCTGGCCTTCTTTGATTAGGTGTCGCTGCCTAGCGATTTCACCCACGCACTAACGAAAGCTCAATCATCTGGCTCATCTCGGTGAACTCTGGAGCCCCGTCATAGCGAAGCCCGTCTATGTAAAACGCTGGGGTGCCATTCACGCCGCTGCGTACGCCGCCATTAAAATCGGATTTTATTTTGGGTACGTAGGTACCGTCTTGCATGGCAAGATAGAGTTCTTCGTCGGAGAGGCCGTGTTTTAAAGCGATGGCCCGAAACAGCGGCGGACCCAATCGATCCTGGTTTTCATACAATTCGTCGTGAGCCTCCCAGAAGAATCCTCGACTCCCGGCATACTCAGCGGTGACCGCTGCAGCCATCGCATGTGGGTGAGCAGTGGTCAGTGGAAAGTTACGGAATACGAATAGCAGATCATCGCGAAAATGCTGTTGTAGCTTTTTGACGACCCAATACGCTAAGCCGCAATAGGGACATTCATAGTCGCCAAATTCCACCAGTGTGACCTTGGCATGCGCACTTCCCTGGCGATGGTCGCTGGCACTTACCGGGACTTTGAGAGTGGCCATGGGATCACCTGTTAATTTTAGGTTGGCGTGCTTTGTGATGAATTCGCCAGAGCATCCAGCGCATCCAGAATGCCGTCCGCCCCAGGGTTGATTGCCATTGGCGAAATGTAGCTCCAGGCGATCACTCCCTCCTTGTCAATCACGAACAGCGCCCGCTTACAAACTCCCAGGTGGGGCTCGTACGCTCCATATTGTCGTGCCACAGCCCCTTTGGGCTCGAAATCGGCCAGCAGGCTGAAGTGAAAATTCCGATCTTTGGCAAATGCCTGATGACACCAGGCGCTGTCAACTGAGATACCCAGTAGCGTCGCACCGTACTCTCTGAATGTGGGTAGCAACTGGTTGTACAAGGTCAGTTGGTCTCCACAAACCGAGGTCCAGTCAGCGGGATAAAACGCAAGTATCGCGGGATTTCCCTTTAACTCGCGCAGCGACAGCTGTTGATCAGGGGTTGCGTACAGAGTGAAGTCGGGCGCAACAGTGCCGGCTGACAGCGGCCCCTGAACTAGGTCGTCATTCTTTTCCTTTGCATCATCCAATTCTGAAGTGTGCATTGCATGAACCCCGATAGATGGGCGGTTGGGGTCTGCTCAGCGGGATACGACTTGCCCGGGGGGATAACTCCATCCACCGCCAAGTGATTTATAGATGGCGACGAAGCCTCGATACACCTCGATCTCACCCTGAGCCTAATTGTCCTCGGTTGCAAGACGTTCACGTCCGCATCAAGATGCACGAGGAGGTCCGCGGTGCCTTCGCGGTATTGGATTGAGGCCAGGTTGGCAGCGAAAGGCTGGATTTGCTCTGACGCACTATTGATTATAGTCGTTGTTGGCGCTTGCAGTAATCGCTGAACGCATTTTCGCAGTTCTTGATGCATATTTTTCAAGCGCATAAGCCATAGCCGGACCCACGAATACGTAAGCAGGGAACGAGGAGGAGGGTGACGCGTGTTCTTGATCGGCTGATTTGGTCACGATGACCCTCCTTAACTGGCAAGTCGGGGGTCATGTTCTAGGTCATTGATGCTGACATAGGCATGCTGAGAACCCTGATTGATATCCATGGGGTAGAGTTTCAGAAGCTCTCAGCGACGGATACCAGTCGCCAGCAGCAATTAAATCATTGGCAGCCACCTCATTCAATGACTCGCCATGGACATAAAGCATATCGCCCTTTGAGAGAGTGGAGGTCAGAAATGGGGTCGTCGAATCGGTGGCTTAGGCAGCTTATGAATATCTATGACATAACCTTTAATTTAACATAATATAGATTATACGAAGTAATATTGGTAGCGAACAGGGAGCTGCTAACCTTCAATATGGCTTACCAATAGCTGGAGCACCCACGTATCGAATTAAACGATTGATATGCGCGGTATTTTGATTTTTTAGCTAGGTAAATCTGATGCATTATGAACTACCAATTCGGTTAAACCGATTTTTCATCTTCACGTTAAGGAGCTCCAACTATGGCTAAGGTACTTGTCCTCTATCACTCCATGTATGGCCACATCGAAACCATGGCCAAGGCTGTTGCCGAAGGCGCTGCGAAGGTAGACGGTGTCGAGGTTTCCATCAAGCGCGTACCTGAAACCATGAATGCAGAAGCGTTCAAGGCCGCTGGCGGCAAGGTTGATCAGGATGCACCCGTCGCTACGCCCGCAGAACTGACTGATTACGATGCCATTATCTTCGGTGTGCCTACACGCTTCGGCAACATGTCAGGCCAGATGCGCAATTTCCTCGATCAGACTGGCGGCTTGTGGGCGAAAGGCGCGTTGTTCGGCAAGGTCGCCAGTGTTTTCGCATCAACCGGCACCGGTGGCGGCCAGGAAATGACTATCACTTCCACATGGACAACCCTGGCCCACCACGGCATGACCATCGTACCTATCGGCTACGGCACGCCCGAGCTGTTCGACATCTCCCAGGTCAGCGGTGGCACGCCCTATGGCGCAACCACTTTGGCCGGTGGCGATGGTTCGCGTCAGCCTGATGAGCGTGAGCTGGCTATTGCTCGTTTTCAGGGCGAACATGTTGCAAAGGTTGCGGTTAAATCGAAAGGCTAACCCCTTCGTTTTAACCGAATACGAAAAGGCGCTCCGGCGTCTTTTCTCGTTTCTGGCCTCTATGAATGCATGGCGAACGGGGCTAGTATTTATAAAAATTTACACCAGAGGGATCTGATGAAGTTTAATCGTGTAATGGCTGGGAGCCTGCGCGACAGCCAATATGAGCTAATAGTGATTGGCTCAGGATTTGGTTCGTGCTTTTTCCTCGAAGAAGCGCTTAAACATGTTTCCGGGCGCGTGCTCATTATTGAATGGGGCGATTTTCATCCCTGGGCCTGGCAAATAGAACACAAGGCCAGCTCGCTGGTTGCGCCTGAGACTACCTTCGCCAGCCTCGGTGCCAGCAAAAAGCCCTGGAACACGACCATTGCCATGGGTGGCGGACTTAATTGCTGGTTCTCGCAGACGCCACGTTTTCACCCCAACGACTTCAAAACTCAATCTTTATACGGCGTCGGTTTCGACTGGCCACTCAGCTATGAAGAGCTGGAGCCCTACTATTGCAAGGCCGAAAGCATTATGTGCATCTCCGGCGATCCGGACATGGCACGTGTTCTTCCCCGCAGTCAGCCGTTTCCACAACCTCCGCACAAAGGCTCTTCCATTGATGTACTGATGAAAGCGGCCATGCCTGACCAGCATTTCATCATGCCTACAGGCCGTGCGAGGGTCGCCAACGGGCAACGAAGCGTATGTTGTGCAAACGCCACCTGCAATCTATGCCCAGTCAACGCCAAATTCACCGCTCAGAACGGATTCGCCGAACTGTTCAGTCACCCCAAAGTAGATGTTTGCCTGAATGCGGAGGTCAAGACGTTTGAATACCAGGGCTCGACAATTACTGGCCTGACCCTGATGTCAGAGGGCAAGGAGTATCGCGTCGGCGGTGATCAATTTGTGCTGGGCGCCAATGCCATTCAGAGCCCTGCCATATTGCTGCGCTCCGATATCAATGACGGCGACACGGGTATGGGCCTGCACGAACAGCTGGGTGCTAACGTTGAGGTGTTCCTTGACGGGCTGGGCAACTTTGACGGCAGCACCATTACTACCGGGTTGAACTACGCTCTGTATGACGGTGATTTCCGCCGCGAGCGGTCCGGCTGTCTGGTGTACTTTGAGAATCGCTGGCCGCACGGTTTGCGAATGGACAAGGATCGCTGGAATCAGATTCTGCCGATGATGCTGACCGCTGAAGATCTTCCTGACCGAAAGAACCGTATCTCTATCGACCCGGAAAACGGCCAGGCCATTGTCGATTATCAAGGCGAGTCCGAGTACGGCAAGATCGGCCTACAGCATGGCCTGGATCAGTTGGAGAAGCTGCTAAGCCCCCTGCCCGTCGAGTCTATCCAGTTCAGGGGCTGGCGTCTGACCGAGTCCCACGTGCAAGGCACCCTGAGAATGGGTCACGGCGAAGACGGGTCGGTGATCGATGCAAACATGCTCCACCACAGAATGCGCAACCTGGTCATCGTGGGCACAGCTACCTATCCCAGTTGCTCACCGGCTAACCCCAGCCTGACCGCCGCGGCGCTATCCATACGTGCGGCCGACCGCCTATACGGTTAAGGAGCGGCAAATGAATCGACGCCAGTTTCTTGGTTTTACCGCTGCGACTGCAGGTGTAATCACGCTTGCTGCGGCAGGCAGCGCAGCCATGATCTTTGAGGACAGCTACACCTATATCCCCGCCCTCCTCCGCGAGCTGATCGGCGACTACAGCATGGCAGCGGAACAGGAGCAGGCCTTCATTGATGCCTTGGCGCGCGACTATGGTGAGCAGAAGCTTATGGCCGTGATCGGGTTGCACCGGATTCGCAACACCACAGGTCTGGGCATTGCTTATACCAATGACAAGATAGACCAGTTCGAACGCAGATTAGTGACAGACTTCCTGATCTCCACCGACTATTTGCGTCAACCCAAAACAGCCAGACCGCAGCTGAGTTTTATCGGATATAGGATCCCGTGCAACAACCCTTTCGCGCGGTTCACTTGACACATTGAAACCAAAAAAGGCGCCAACAGGCGCCTTTTCAAATCAACCGACAGCCGTCAAGACAGAACCGCCAAAGCCGCATCATAGTTGGGCTCATCACGAATCTCGCCCACCAATTCGCTGTGCAGCACAGTGTCATTTTCATCCAGCACCACTACCGCACGTGCGGTAACGCCCGCCAGCGGGCCGCTTTCGATTGCTACGCCGTAATCCTTGAGGAACTCGCTGCCGCGCATGGTCGACAGATTGATTACGTTGTCCAGGCCTTCAGCGCCGCAGAAGCGCGCCTGGGCAAAAGGAAGATCAGCAGAGATGCACAGAACTACGGTGTTATCCATAGCGCTGGCCTTGCTGTTGAACGTGCGTACCGACGTCGCACAGGTGGGGGTGTCGATACTGGGGAAGATATTCAGGACCTTCCGCTTGCCGCTGTAAGTCGCCAGAGTAGCGTCGGACAGATCCTTTGCTACCAGCTTGAAAGCAGGCGCCTTGTTGCCTTTCTGCGGAAACTCGCCACCGATTGTAATCGGGTTACCGCCTAGATTAACGCTGGACATGGAAACTCCTCAGATCATTGCAGGTAACGCGCAGTCTGTGCGCGGGAAAACATGATGCGGTCAGAAATCAATACGGTAGAAGAAATCCAGCGAACTGGCAAAGCCGCTGACGGCTTCCAGGTATAAACGCCGGGTCAAATCATATCGCAGCCCCAACTGGTTGGCTGGCTCAAATACCCCGACACCATAGCGCAAACTCAGCTTTTCGGTGATATAGCCGGCAGCGACCACCTGCGTCCCTACCCCACTGCCTTCAGTTTCAAGCTGAAAATCGTCAATCCCCAGTTTATTGGCAATATTGCCGGCAACCGGACCGCTGCCAGCCATTCCCAATGCCAGTGCGGCCTGGCCGAGCATATTGTCATCGCCACCATCACCACCCAGCGGCCTGCCCAGTATCAGGTATGACAGGGCCTGTTCCTGCGCCATGCTGGGCTCGGAAAATACCTCGGATTGCGGTGCTTCCGCGCGCCCAGTCAAGCGCAGGCCAGCGACCACATCGTCCACCCGGCGCACCGCTTCTATGTCAAGGAAGGGTTGAGAAATGGGTCCGGCGAACAGGATCTGCGCGCGTCGCAAGCTGAGACGCTGGCCATACCGGCGGAAACGCCCATCGAGAATATTCAGATCACCGGTCGCATTCATATTCTCCTCGACCTGGATACGCCCACTGAGCCGGCCGGTGAGGCCGAACCCGGAGAAACGCAATTGATCGCCGATCAGCAGTTGCACGCGGGCTCGGATATCCAGCGGCGCTTCCTGTTCTTCGACTTCCTCGCCAACGATAACGACATCAGGTGACAACTTGACCGCCTGCTCTGGCAATTCGCGCACCGTGATATCACCTTCAGGCACAGCTATCTGGCCACGTACCTGCAGTCGATTATCTGCCAGGGTTACATTCAGATCAGGGCTCACGCTGAGATCCGCGTAGGGCTCGACTGTCACCGGCAAGGCGTCGCCCTTCAACGTCAGATCCAGGTCAAGTTGCGGCGCCCAGGTTAGGTTACCCTGCAGGCTGCCCTGCCCCTGTTCACCACTGCGCCAGGTGCCGTCAATATCAGCGCGCTGCCCAGCGACCAGAACATCTACATTCAGTTGCTCAAAACTCACCGGCAATTCCGGCCCGCTGACATGTCCGTCGCGCAGGCGTATTTCGCCAGAAATCAATGGCTCCACGAGCGTACCGCTGATATCACCGCGGCCGTTCACCTCGCCGTGCAGCTCTTCTACCTGAGTCAGGAAGGGCCTGAGGAAATCCAGTTTCAAACCTTCTATACGATATTGCCCAGTGAGTGCGCGCTCACCAGCAGGATCGTCAATTCGCGCCTGTGCGTCGAGGGTACCCAGGCCCTCACTGGCAAGCAGCAGGCGCGTGTTGGCCTGCCCTTCTTCCAGTAAGGTATTGAGCTGGAGGCTTTCATAGGGGAATGCCAGCGTCTGCTCCGGGTTGGTCACATTGACCACGCCGTTGACGCTGGAAACGTCGACCCTGGCCAATGGTTCGCCGCCTACCGCCTGGTTGAACTCCACTTGCGCGTTGAGCAATCCGTCCCAGCTGAAGTCCTCGGGCAAGGCGCCCTGAAGCGTGTCCAGTGCGAAATCATTCAATGCCAGATTGATGCGTCGGTCGGGCAAAAGGTGTTGTTCACCGTCAAAACACAAACGCGCGCCCTGCTGCCGCCAGCAATGCGCGGCCATGCGCAATTGGGCAGGTGCAAGCCGATAATTGAAAACAGCCGAATCCACCAGCGTCCAGATCATTTCTTCGTAGGCCAGCTCGGCATCGGTCAGCCGGCCCTGCCAGCGCTCTGCGTTCAAGGTACCGGTCAGTTGCGTTTGTACATCAAGTATTCCGCGGTCCAGGGTCAGATTCAGGTTGTGGTTGGCTTTGTTGCCGCGCAGGGTCAGGTTCATATTGCCTAAACGCGTTTCTCCACTGCGCATGCGCCTGGTGTTAAGCGTCAATTCGCCCGGCATAGCATCGGTTACGCTCACCCTGCCCTGCAGATCAAGCTCGCTGAGGGTCAATTGCTCAAGGCCCAGGCCACGGCCGTTCAGGTTGAGCGCAATGTCCGGTGCGCTAGCCGCACCGGTGGCGGCAACCTTGCCTTGCACTGTTCCCTGCAGCCCCGGCCAGAGCGTGTTGAGTCGCGGCAGATTAATATTCAGATCAGCCGCAATCTGTTCGCCCCATTGACCGCCCCCGGCAATACGATTCTCGCCCTGGCGTAGCAGCAGATCCCTTATCAGCCAGGCGTCGTCCTGTTTGTCCACATTGCCCGAAATGGCCAGCGGATAGGATCGCAGAGTGCCCTGCAGCGCCCAATCCGCAGACAGCTGCAGACTTTCACCCATGCTGCCTTGGCTATTGATCGGACCATTAAGCTCGCCAGGCAACTGCGCAACAAATACGCCAGGGTTCAACTTCTCCAGCAGCAAGCTGACATCCCATGCCAGCGCTGCGCCCATATCGATAACCGCTTCACCCGTGGCCTTGCCCGCCTCGGTCTGCAGCTCAAAGGGGGCAATCCGCACCGATTCCTGGTTACCCCTGGCAGTCATCGCCAGCTCGACGGTTTGTTCTGCCACACCGCTGAGGCGCGCAGTCAGATCACTACTGACGTTCATATCCCGAAGGCTGGCCGTCATTGCCAGTTCTTCGAGCTCGATAGCACCTATGTCCTGTGGATACAGCCACTGCCAGGGAAATCGTTGAACATCCAGAGTGGCGTCAGCCAGCAACTGCTCTTCCCAGCTGGCATCTGCAGCCAGACGCAGCTGTCGATCAGGAGCGTCGGCAACATTAAGTTGTAACACCAGATCGCTGACGCCGGTCAGCCCGGCCTGGGCGTCCAGAACGAGATCCACACGTCCTTCAGAGCCGGGGAAATAGGCGTCTCCCTGAACCACAAAACCGCTGTCCAGGTCGCCATCAACCGCCAGCCGCAGATCTTCCAGGGTCAATGTTTTGGGTAGGGTCTGCAACGGCAGAAAAGCGTCACTTTCCCAGGTCAGGGAGAGCGGCAAGGCCGGTTGCAAAGGCCGTAGTTGGGCTTGAAGTATTCCATCCAGGTAGCCCTGGCTCAACGCTTCCACTTGCAGATCATCGAGGCTGCCATTCAGACTGATATCTGCAGACCAGTCGCGTTCATCCATGGGCGGCAAATTCACTGCGGCATTGATCTGCAACGGCCAGTCGCCAGCCATGCGCAGCTCGCCATCAAGCTGCCAATCCAGATCAGGACCCTGCCCGCTAAACTGCCGAATAATCAGCTGGTCGCCTGCACTCCGGGCTGACAGGTTTATATCAGCCAGTAGCGGCTCGTCACTATTCAGCCACAGGCTGCCGATACGCACGCGATCAAGCTGGATATCGAACGGCAGGTTCAAATCTGGCAGTGTTACCGCCTGGCGCTCGGGCGTGGGCTCTTCGCTGGGCTCAGTCTGGACACGGATACTCTCCACATCCAGATCATCCAGACACAAACGTGTTTTCAACAGGCACTCGGGGGACCAGGAGAATCGCACCTGATCGATCACGACCTCAATACCTGTGTCACGCCAGACAATCTGCTCAAATTGCCAGCCACGCCACAACTGGCCCTGGATAAAATCCAGCTGCAGGCGCGGCTCGCGGTCCTGCACCTGCTGAAAGAGCCAGCGGTTAACTGATTCGCTGGCCAATAACAGGCCGAGAAGCACAGGCAACATCAGCAGTATCAACACCGCCAATAGCAGATACTTGAGGACCGATCTGGTCGTCGACCCGCTCATAGCTCCGGCCCCATGGAGAAATGCAGCCGGAAGCCCTCGTCAGGCTCGGTGATGGATCGGGCCACATCGACGCGGATTGGGCCTACCGGCGACACCCAGCGCACGCCCAGACCGAGACTGGTTTCCCGCGGATCCGTTAGCGAATCCATGGCATTACCGTGATCGACAAAGACTGCGGCACGCCATTTATCGATAAACTCGTATTGATATTCGAGGCTGGTCGCTACCAGATACCGACCGCCGATACGCTCGCCGGACTCATCAGTGGGTGCGAGCGTGCGAAAGTCGTAACCACGAACGCTCTGATCACCGCCGGCAAAAAAGCGCAGCGAAGGCGGCAGGCTGTCGAAGCTTTCACTGCCAATGGCGCCAATATTGGCGCGCGACAGCAGGCGATGCTTGTCAAATAGCGTATACAGGCCTTTAGCGCTGGCGTTGACCCGGACGAAATCAAAATCGGCGAGCACGCCCTCTTTCGCGCCTTGCAGGTCAAGCATCAGGCTATAGCCCTTGGACGGGTCGATGCTGTTGTCACTGACGGTGCGCTGCAACAACAGGCTGGGAATCAGCAATGTGCTTTGACCCGACTCATTGCCCAGCGAGAAGCGCTCCTGCTCCAGACGCAGCCCAATCACACGTTCCCAGCCGCTGTCTAACGTTCGCAGTAATTGCGCACCCACAGTGAAGCTGCGCGTTTCAACATCATCGATCTCTTCGTCCTGAAAGCCGGTAAAGAAGCGCAGCGAATGGCTTTGCGGAGGGTCCAGGGGGATCTGGTACCAGGTGCTGATCTGCTGCCGGGGAGCAGACACCTCCAGATCGGCGCCGCGAGAATGACCCTGCGGATTAATCCAGTGCTGCGTCCAGTTAACCTTGGCGCGTGGTCCGACGTCAGTCGAGAAACCACCACCAAAGCCCAGAGAGTGCTGGTCGCGCTCACGTATTTCAACATTGACCGGGATCAGTCCATCCTCTGCTGTATTGGCGGAGGCAGAGACCTGAACGGTTTCAAAATAGCCGCTGGACAGCAGGTCCCGGTTCAGCTCCGCCAGCAGGTCGGCATCATAGGGCACGCCGGTGCGAAAACGCACCATGCGCTGCAGCAGGTTTTCATTGAAGGGAGTATCGGAAAAAACTACTTCACCGAGTCTGAAGCGGTCGCCGGATTGATATACCAGAGTGATATTTGCTTGGTAATTGTCAACATCAACCAGCAATTCCTGCTGCTCGAAACGGCCACCAAAGTAACCATAGCGCAAAGCCTGATTGCTGATCAGCGTCTTGTAGCTTTCATAGTGGCCGTGGTTGAGCACCGCGCCCTGCCTGAGCATGGAACTGGACGGCAATTGAAAGCTTTCACGCCCCTGCCCTTCAACGCGGATATCCACTTTGTCGAGCAGAACCGGTTGGCCTAGGCTAACGTTCAAAACCAGCACTGGCGCATCACGGCTCCCAGTTACATCGGGGCGAATACGTGTGTGATAGAAGCCCAGGGCCTGTGCAGCCTTGGTCGCCTGGTCCGTAGCGTGACGGGCGAGGCGCCACATCTCACGGCGGTTCTCAGCCTCCACCGGGCCGATGAACGCCTGGATATTATCTCTAACCCCGTTGTTACTGGGTTCCACGATCACTTGTAGTTGGGCCATGACTGCCGCGGGGAAAAAAAGCAGGCAAATCAATGTAAAACAACGGCCCATATGATCCTTCCAGGGTTAAATTGGCAGTGAGGATGCTAACATGCCCCATCGGCCCGTCCGGCAAAAAATACATTTGCTTACAGACGCACCTGCGGAATACAACCGCTCAACAGGACAAAATATGAAAATCGTTTCTTTTAATATCAACGGCTTGAGGGCAAGACCTCATCAATTGCAACAGATTGTGGAAAAACATGATCCAGACGTTATCGGCCTGCAGGAAACCAAAGTCGACGATCCTATGTTTCCGCTAGCCGATGTGCAAGCCTTGGGCTACCACGTACATTTTCACGGCCAGAAGGGTCACTACGGTGTCGCCTTGCTGACGCGCGCCGAGCCTCTGTGGGTGCGCAAGGGCTTGCCGAATGACAACGACGAATCACAGAAACGCATGATAAGTGCGGCTATTCCAGTAAAAGACGGTGAGCCATTGATTGTCTTCAATGGCTACTTCCCTCAAGGTGAGAGCCGCGACCATCCGATCAAGTTCCCGGCTAAAACACGTTTCTACGCCGACCTTCAGCGCCACCTTGAGGACGATTACCGTCCAGAGCAGAGACTGGTGGTGATGGGCGATGTCAACATCTCTCCGGAAGATGCGGATATCGGCATTGGTGCGGATAACGCCAAGCGCTGGTTACGCACCGGCAAATGCAGTTTTCTGCCGGAAGAACGCGAGTGGATGGGCAGGCTCAAGGGGTGGGGGCTGATTGATACCTTTCGGCACCTGAACCCCGAGGTGGACGACCGTTTCAGCTGGTTCGATTATCGCAGCCGCGGCTTTGAAGACAACCCCAAGCGCGGTTTGCGGATCGACCTGGTCATGGCCAGCAAGGGCCTTATTGATCACTGCATAGACAGCGGAATCGACTATGACATTCGGGGAATGGAGAAGCCTTCCGACCACGCGCCGATCTGGGCGCAGTTCCAGCTCTGAAGCGGCGGTTGGCTGCGTGACAGGGCAACCCTGCCCCACCACGCAGCCACCGCTCTTCAGGCCATTTCTTCCTCAAGTACGTCAAGTACCAGCTCATCGTCGCGCAGGCTGATATGCACCGTACCGCCGTGC
This genomic stretch from Halopseudomonas pelagia harbors:
- the tpx gene encoding thiol peroxidase — its product is MSSVNLGGNPITIGGEFPQKGNKAPAFKLVAKDLSDATLATYSGKRKVLNIFPSIDTPTCATSVRTFNSKASAMDNTVVLCISADLPFAQARFCGAEGLDNVINLSTMRGSEFLKDYGVAIESGPLAGVTARAVVVLDENDTVLHSELVGEIRDEPNYDAALAVLS
- a CDS encoding redoxin domain-containing protein; translated protein: MHTSELDDAKEKNDDLVQGPLSAGTVAPDFTLYATPDQQLSLRELKGNPAILAFYPADWTSVCGDQLTLYNQLLPTFREYGATLLGISVDSAWCHQAFAKDRNFHFSLLADFEPKGAVARQYGAYEPHLGVCKRALFVIDKEGVIAWSYISPMAINPGADGILDALDALANSSQSTPT
- a CDS encoding DsbA family protein; amino-acid sequence: MATLKVPVSASDHRQGSAHAKVTLVEFGDYECPYCGLAYWVVKKLQQHFRDDLLFVFRNFPLTTAHPHAMAAAVTAEYAGSRGFFWEAHDELYENQDRLGPPLFRAIALKHGLSDEELYLAMQDGTYVPKIKSDFNGGVRSGVNGTPAFYIDGLRYDGAPEFTEMSQMIELSLVRG
- the wrbA gene encoding NAD(P)H:quinone oxidoreductase, whose product is MAKVLVLYHSMYGHIETMAKAVAEGAAKVDGVEVSIKRVPETMNAEAFKAAGGKVDQDAPVATPAELTDYDAIIFGVPTRFGNMSGQMRNFLDQTGGLWAKGALFGKVASVFASTGTGGGQEMTITSTWTTLAHHGMTIVPIGYGTPELFDISQVSGGTPYGATTLAGGDGSRQPDERELAIARFQGEHVAKVAVKSKG
- a CDS encoding GMC oxidoreductase, whose translation is MKFNRVMAGSLRDSQYELIVIGSGFGSCFFLEEALKHVSGRVLIIEWGDFHPWAWQIEHKASSLVAPETTFASLGASKKPWNTTIAMGGGLNCWFSQTPRFHPNDFKTQSLYGVGFDWPLSYEELEPYYCKAESIMCISGDPDMARVLPRSQPFPQPPHKGSSIDVLMKAAMPDQHFIMPTGRARVANGQRSVCCANATCNLCPVNAKFTAQNGFAELFSHPKVDVCLNAEVKTFEYQGSTITGLTLMSEGKEYRVGGDQFVLGANAIQSPAILLRSDINDGDTGMGLHEQLGANVEVFLDGLGNFDGSTITTGLNYALYDGDFRRERSGCLVYFENRWPHGLRMDKDRWNQILPMMLTAEDLPDRKNRISIDPENGQAIVDYQGESEYGKIGLQHGLDQLEKLLSPLPVESIQFRGWRLTESHVQGTLRMGHGEDGSVIDANMLHHRMRNLVIVGTATYPSCSPANPSLTAAALSIRAADRLYG
- a CDS encoding twin-arginine translocation signal domain-containing protein; the encoded protein is MNRRQFLGFTAATAGVITLAAAGSAAMIFEDSYTYIPALLRELIGDYSMAAEQEQAFIDALARDYGEQKLMAVIGLHRIRNTTGLGIAYTNDKIDQFERRLVTDFLISTDYLRQPKTARPQLSFIGYRIPCNNPFARFT
- a CDS encoding CmcJ/NvfI family oxidoreductase, translating into MKHTTDTPASVITTLTYLVKHDVKPYVHTEALTGNSEPHYFAEQEKREVTIHNGRPLADSFSLDKQGFELHRRDTVVDDLYDDTSVESVYYDEVKALIKELTGASRVVIFDHTRRSDAERRDVRGPASRVHNDYTDRSGPERIRDVLGQDQAAALVSVAQINLWRPMSGPVKRSPLAVLDASTLDSDDLLATDLVYPDRIGEIYHLAYNPQQRWYYFPDMRRDEVLLIKGYDSRHDGRARFTPHTAFKDPNTPPGAPPRESIEVRTLAFFD